A genomic stretch from Shewanella woodyi ATCC 51908 includes:
- a CDS encoding DUF3726 domain-containing protein, producing MILVSHNELVGVTTKAFQGLRLPYGEADLIANMVADLEMVGLHGIKHFINALNYLGNKNNKPCHITFESSVEINIDLNDESILCHIPTILGYISDKLMDENRVKLNINNCCNRWLAFGELCKLSKNGISINACWDDFFEPIGIKYLLNSGDELPEIYIKRVEGENSELSNDNKRRLTIEFSNTHFKLPNSDEYQQHLSSSRLKRYQEESWTKGISVQVSDWEKLKQSSQAILVPCKS from the coding sequence ATGATTTTAGTCTCTCATAATGAGTTAGTGGGCGTAACCACTAAAGCCTTTCAAGGATTGAGATTACCTTATGGGGAAGCTGATCTTATTGCCAATATGGTTGCAGATTTAGAGATGGTTGGCTTACATGGTATTAAGCATTTTATTAATGCGCTTAATTATCTTGGAAATAAAAATAATAAGCCTTGTCATATCACTTTTGAATCGTCTGTTGAAATTAATATAGATCTAAATGATGAAAGTATTTTGTGTCATATTCCGACAATTCTTGGATATATCTCTGATAAGTTGATGGATGAAAATAGAGTTAAGTTAAATATTAATAATTGTTGTAATCGATGGTTAGCTTTTGGTGAACTCTGTAAGCTTTCAAAAAATGGTATTTCCATTAATGCTTGTTGGGATGATTTTTTTGAACCTATTGGTATTAAATATCTACTTAATTCCGGTGATGAACTGCCAGAAATATATATTAAAAGAGTAGAGGGGGAGAATAGTGAGTTGTCGAACGATAATAAGCGGAGGCTTACTATTGAGTTTAGTAATACACATTTTAAGCTGCCTAATTCAGATGAATATCAACAGCATCTATCATCGAGTCGCTTAAAGAGGTACCAAGAGGAGTCTTGGACCAAAGGGATCTCTGTACAGGTGAGTGATTGGGAAAAGCTGAAACAATCGTCACAAGCTATTTTAGTACCTTGCAAGAGTTAG